A genomic stretch from Falco cherrug isolate bFalChe1 chromosome 1, bFalChe1.pri, whole genome shotgun sequence includes:
- the LOC102048745 gene encoding melanin-concentrating hormone receptor 1-like has translation MAVANSSRNFSAPEARNGSVAEKPAPYTNVIMPSLFSIICFLGIVGNLIVIYTIIKKKKLRCKQTVPDIFIFNLSIVDLLFLLGMPFLIHQLLGNGSWYFGAPLCTIITALDTNSQITSTNILTVMTLDRYLATVYPLKSTYVRTPCVAALVICLVWLLSFLTIIPVWMYAGLMPLEDGTVRCALLLPNPETDIYWFTLYQFMLAFAVPLIVICVVYFKILQHMATTVVPLPQRSLRVRTKKVTRMAVAICSAFFICWAPFYILQLVHLGIDTPSMAFFYAYNFAISLGYANSCLNPFLYIALSETFKRQFLVAIRPAREPCHNSSSINNNSMTEASVCLKLAPESTHQTQFLEDFSPRSLPITVAVH, from the exons ATGGCCGTCGCCAATTCCTCCCGCAACTTCTCCGCGCCGGAGGCTCGGAACGGCTCAG TAGCAGAGAAGCCAGCACCATACACCAACGTGATCATGCCAAGTCTCTTCAGCATCATCTGTTTCCTGGGCATTGTTGGGAACCTCATTGTCATCTACACTATCATCAAGAAGAAGAAGCTGAGATGCAAACAGACTGTGCCTGACATTTTCATCTTCAACCTCTCCATTGTGgacctccttttcctcttgggCATGCCCTTCCTTATCCACCAGCTCCTAGGAAATGGCTCGTGGTACTTTGGAGCTCCCCTATGCACCATCATCACCGCCCTGGACACAAACAGCCAGATCACCAGCACCAACATCCTTACAGTGATGACACTGGATCGTTACCTGGCAACTGTCTACCCTCTAAAATCTACCTATGTCCGGACCCCATGTGTTGCAGCTCTAGTTATCTGCTTGGTGTGGCTCCTCTCCTTCCTGACCATCATTCCTGTGTGGATGTATGCAGGTCTTATGCCTCTGGAGGATGGGACTGTCCGCTGTGCTCTCTTGCTTCCCAACCCAGAGACTGATATCTACTGGTTCACCCTCTATCAGTTCATGCTGGCATTTGCTGTGCCATTGATTGTGATCTGTGTGGTCTATTTTAAGATCCTCCAGCACATGGCCACCACTGTGGTCCCGTTGCCCCAAAGGAGCCTCCGGGTACGTACGAAGAAAGTCACCCGCATGGCCGTTGCTATCTGCTCCGCCTTTTTCATTTGCTGGGCTCCCTTCTACATCCTCCAGCTGGTTCACCTTGGCATCGACACACCATCCATGGCCTTCTTTTATGCCTACAATTTTGCCATTAGCTTGGGCTATGCCAACAGTTGCCTCAATCCCTTCCTCTACATTGCCCTCAGTGAGACCTTCAAGCGCCAGTTCTTAGTGGCCATCCGCCCTGCAAGAGAGCCATGTcacaacagcagctccatcaaCAACAACAGCATGACAGAAGCCAGCGTGTGTCTGAAACTGGCACCAGAATCCACCCATCAGACTCAGTTTCTGGAGGACTTCTCCCCACGTTCACTGCCCATAACTGTGGCTGTTCACTAG